A section of the Campylobacter porcelli genome encodes:
- a CDS encoding 5-formyltetrahydrofolate cyclo-ligase has product MVKFDKQTCRKVAKLALNKESKRVANCYKNRVNLDILRLIKLYKVKNLLIFTPMKMEPNLIKLRRKIAKNCTIFVPFMVDKSLKMVKLRLPFKVSEFGIKEAANSNAYKKDIDMAIVPVIAVDANMGRVGHGAGFYDRFFDNLGYRPVIVFVSIKDMYVDYKICDAHDVCADFYLTPTKKYIKKVCYDRDVINRVRRLDFWSWRRLANI; this is encoded by the coding sequence ATGGTTAAATTTGATAAACAAACTTGTAGAAAAGTAGCAAAATTGGCTCTGAATAAGGAGTCTAAAAGAGTGGCTAACTGCTATAAAAATAGGGTTAATTTGGATATTTTAAGGCTTATTAAGCTGTATAAAGTAAAGAATTTGCTTATTTTTACTCCTATGAAAATGGAGCCAAATTTAATTAAACTTAGACGAAAAATAGCAAAAAATTGCACAATATTTGTCCCATTTATGGTAGATAAAAGTTTAAAAATGGTAAAATTGCGTTTGCCCTTTAAAGTATCTGAATTTGGTATTAAAGAAGCGGCAAACTCAAATGCTTATAAAAAAGATATAGATATGGCTATAGTGCCAGTTATCGCAGTAGATGCTAATATGGGTAGAGTAGGGCACGGAGCTGGGTTTTATGATAGGTTTTTTGATAATCTAGGTTATAGACCGGTTATTGTGTTTGTAAGTATAAAAGATATGTATGTTGATTATAAAATTTGTGACGCACACGATGTTTGTGCCGACTTTTATCTTACACCTACTAAAAAATATATAAAAAAGGTATGTTATGATAGAGATGTCATTAATAGGGTTAGGAGGCTTGATTTTTGGAGCTGGAGGAGGTTGGCTAATATCTAA
- a CDS encoding TlpA family protein disulfide reductase translates to MKFKIFLAAALLAILTGCNNTSNEESNPTSVIEADYSKPFKLTLNDGSELKMQKKDNGYDFNIKDKAIFLNFFATWCPPCKVEIPYLVSLQEKFKDKLQIIGVSVETLSLEQANEFKELLNINYPIAYTDENQYLISSLGGVVGIPFSILYYPNGKFATSYSGLVPIEMLENDIKKVIE, encoded by the coding sequence ATGAAATTTAAAATCTTTCTAGCAGCAGCTTTATTAGCTATTTTAACAGGTTGCAACAACACTTCAAACGAAGAGTCAAATCCAACTTCAGTAATAGAAGCAGACTATTCAAAACCATTTAAACTTACATTAAATGATGGCAGTGAGTTAAAAATGCAAAAAAAAGATAACGGCTATGACTTTAATATCAAGGATAAAGCTATATTTTTAAATTTCTTTGCCACTTGGTGCCCACCTTGTAAGGTAGAGATCCCATATCTTGTATCGCTTCAAGAGAAATTTAAAGATAAACTTCAAATCATCGGTGTATCAGTTGAGACCTTAAGCCTAGAGCAAGCAAATGAATTTAAAGAGCTACTAAATATCAACTACCCAATTGCATACACAGATGAAAATCAATATTTAATCTCATCGCTTGGCGGCGTGGTTGGAATTCCATTTAGCATTTTATACTATCCAAATGGCAAATTTGCTACTTCTTATAGCGGATTGGTGCCGATTGAGATGCTAGAAAATGATATTAAAAAGGTTATTGAGTAA
- the ftsY gene encoding signal recognition particle-docking protein FtsY, with protein sequence MFSFLKKGLEKTLNTFTKSKPKDKKITKDILEELLLEADVPYEIAQEIIYYLPPRDVVDRADLARVMQTYFMYDNKSVEAKPFVMMILGVNGAGKTTTIAKLANLFKSSSKNVILGASDTFRAGAIEQLRQWANKLEVPIIASNQGHDPAAVAYDTISSAVARDMDYAIIDTAGRLQNQKNLASELEKISRISSKALSDAPHQKILILDGTQGSAGVAQAKAFNEIIKVDGVIITKLDGTAKGGALFGIARELELPILYIGVGESKDDLIKFSPKEFVDTICDAIFLD encoded by the coding sequence ATGTTTAGCTTTCTTAAAAAAGGGCTTGAAAAGACCCTTAATACATTTACAAAATCTAAACCAAAAGATAAAAAAATAACTAAAGATATTCTTGAAGAGCTTCTATTAGAAGCCGATGTTCCATATGAAATAGCCCAAGAGATAATCTACTATCTACCTCCTAGAGATGTAGTAGATAGGGCCGATCTAGCTAGAGTTATGCAAACATACTTTATGTATGATAATAAAAGTGTGGAGGCAAAGCCTTTTGTGATGATGATTTTAGGCGTAAATGGTGCGGGCAAAACAACCACAATAGCAAAATTAGCAAATTTATTCAAATCCAGCTCAAAAAACGTAATTTTAGGCGCTAGCGATACATTTAGAGCTGGAGCCATAGAGCAGCTACGCCAATGGGCTAATAAGCTTGAAGTCCCTATAATCGCCTCAAATCAAGGTCACGACCCAGCCGCTGTAGCCTATGATACTATCAGCTCAGCTGTGGCTAGAGATATGGATTATGCTATTATTGATACGGCTGGTAGGTTACAAAATCAAAAAAATTTAGCTAGTGAACTAGAGAAAATCTCAAGAATTAGCAGTAAAGCCCTAAGTGATGCTCCACACCAAAAAATTCTAATTCTAGATGGCACACAAGGTAGTGCTGGAGTAGCTCAAGCTAAGGCTTTTAATGAGATTATAAAGGTTGATGGAGTTATAATTACCAAGCTTGATGGCACAGCAAAGGGCGGTGCGTTATTTGGTATTGCTAGAGAGCTTGAGCTCCCTATTTTATATATTGGCGTTGGCGAAAGTAAAGATGATCTTATCAAATTTAGCCCAAAAGAGTTCGTAGATACCATCTGCGATGCAATATTTTTAGATTAA
- the radA gene encoding DNA repair protein RadA, with product MAKSKIIFECEACGNQQSKWMGKCPQCGAWESFIELSSEQVKISQELAKLTKSTKSATPISQIQIQKIDRKSTKDSELDLVLGGGLVSGSLILIGGSPGIGKSTLLLKIASNLADNNQKVLYVSGEESASQIKLRADRLGANSDNLFLLTEIDLSSILAQAAKNEYKTIVIDSIQTLYSDKISSAPGSISQVREITFELMRLAKKDDITIFIIGHITKEGSIAGPRILEHMVDVVLYFEGDSSKELRILRGIKNRFGTTSEIGIFEMRSNGLISAKDISSKFFTRGNAVSGSAITVTMEGSRALIVEIQALVCESNYPKRSSTGFDKNRLDMILALLERKLEIPLGHYDVFINVTGGVKINETACDLAVVAAIISSFRNRPISKESIFIGELSLNGEIREIFNLDARLKEAVFQKFKNAITPNKPLENYPIKTFVAKEITQVLEWM from the coding sequence ATGGCAAAATCAAAGATTATTTTTGAGTGCGAAGCGTGTGGTAATCAGCAAAGCAAATGGATGGGTAAATGCCCACAATGCGGAGCCTGGGAGAGCTTTATCGAGCTTAGTAGCGAGCAAGTTAAGATCTCTCAAGAGTTAGCCAAACTAACCAAAAGCACAAAAAGCGCCACACCAATATCCCAAATTCAAATTCAAAAAATAGATCGCAAATCAACTAAAGATAGCGAGTTAGACCTAGTATTAGGCGGAGGCTTGGTAAGTGGCTCTCTTATATTAATAGGCGGAAGTCCAGGAATTGGTAAATCTACACTACTACTTAAAATAGCTTCAAATTTAGCTGACAACAACCAAAAAGTGCTATATGTAAGCGGTGAAGAGAGCGCTAGTCAAATCAAGCTAAGAGCCGATCGCTTAGGTGCAAATAGTGATAATCTATTTTTACTAACTGAAATCGATCTCTCATCTATACTAGCCCAGGCGGCAAAAAATGAGTATAAAACCATAGTTATAGACTCTATCCAAACCCTATATAGCGATAAGATTAGCTCAGCTCCAGGCTCAATTTCGCAAGTTAGAGAGATCACATTTGAGCTAATGCGACTAGCTAAAAAAGATGATATTACCATATTTATTATAGGTCATATTACTAAAGAAGGCTCTATCGCCGGACCTAGAATTTTAGAGCATATGGTTGATGTGGTGCTATATTTTGAAGGGGATAGTAGTAAGGAGCTTCGCATACTTCGCGGGATTAAAAATCGCTTTGGCACTACAAGCGAAATTGGAATTTTTGAAATGCGTAGTAATGGACTAATAAGTGCTAAAGATATTAGCAGTAAATTTTTTACCCGCGGTAACGCCGTTAGTGGATCAGCTATCACTGTAACGATGGAGGGAAGTCGTGCATTAATCGTAGAAATTCAAGCCCTAGTATGCGAAAGCAACTATCCAAAAAGAAGCTCAACTGGCTTTGATAAAAATCGCTTAGATATGATTTTAGCACTTTTAGAGAGAAAATTAGAAATACCGCTTGGGCATTATGATGTGTTTATCAATGTTACTGGCGGAGTGAAGATAAATGAAACTGCGTGCGATTTAGCCGTGGTAGCTGCTATCATATCAAGCTTTCGCAATCGTCCAATATCCAAAGAGAGTATATTCATCGGTGAGCTTAGCTTAAATGGTGAGATTAGAGAGATTTTTAATCTTGATGCAAGGCTAAAAGAGGCTGTCTTTCAAAAATTTAAAAACGCTATCACGCCAAATAAGCCATTAGAAAATTACCCTATAAAAACATTTGTAGCCAAAGAGATAACGCAAGTTCTAGAGTGGATGTAG
- the luxS gene encoding S-ribosylhomocysteine lyase: protein MPLLDSFCVDHTIMNAPGVRLAKMMKTPKGDDISVFDLRFCKPNLDILPEKGIHTLEHLFAGFMRDHLNSNSVEIIDISPMGCRTGFYMSLIGRPKIDEVIEAWRLSMSDVLSVKSQSNIPELNKYQCGTYKMHSLDEAKHIAQNILNSGIGYIDNEAIKLDFNKIK from the coding sequence ATGCCACTACTTGATAGTTTTTGCGTAGATCATACTATTATGAACGCACCTGGTGTTAGACTTGCTAAGATGATGAAAACTCCAAAAGGAGATGATATTAGCGTTTTTGATCTAAGATTTTGTAAGCCAAATTTAGATATTTTACCAGAAAAAGGGATTCATACCTTAGAGCATCTTTTTGCTGGTTTTATGAGAGATCATCTAAATTCAAATAGCGTTGAGATTATAGATATATCGCCGATGGGCTGTAGGACTGGGTTTTATATGAGTCTTATAGGAAGACCTAAAATTGATGAAGTGATAGAGGCGTGGAGACTATCTATGAGCGATGTATTATCTGTAAAAAGCCAAAGCAACATTCCAGAGCTAAATAAATATCAGTGCGGTACATACAAAATGCACTCGCTAGATGAGGCTAAGCATATAGCGCAAAATATTTTAAATTCAGGAATTGGCTATATTGATAATGAAGCCATAAAATTGGATTTTAATAAGATTAAATAA
- a CDS encoding flavodoxin, with amino-acid sequence MTAVIFGSSMGNAEEAANKIAANLGIDTVLNISETSADEINGFDKLIIGSSTWGSGDLQDDMDAFDFSELNLKGKTIALFGIGDSSSYDDTYCDALGILFDKCSELGANIVGATEAPKYDFTESRAARDGGFVGLALDFDNHGDEVDSRIANWCEQIRANFS; translated from the coding sequence ATGACAGCAGTTATTTTTGGTAGTTCAATGGGAAATGCAGAGGAAGCAGCAAATAAAATCGCAGCAAATTTAGGTATAGATACAGTTTTAAATATATCTGAAACTTCAGCCGATGAGATTAATGGATTTGATAAATTGATAATTGGCTCATCTACTTGGGGAAGCGGTGATTTGCAAGATGATATGGATGCTTTTGACTTTTCTGAGTTAAATTTAAAAGGAAAAACGATAGCTCTATTTGGCATAGGCGATAGCTCTAGCTATGATGATACATATTGCGATGCTTTGGGAATTTTGTTTGATAAATGTAGTGAATTAGGTGCAAATATTGTAGGTGCTACAGAGGCTCCAAAATATGATTTTACAGAGTCAAGAGCAGCTAGAGATGGTGGATTTGTGGGCTTAGCGCTTGATTTTGATAACCATGGCGACGAAGTAGATTCTAGAATTGCTAATTGGTGTGAGCAAATAAGAGCAAATTTCAGCTAA
- a CDS encoding DUF2325 domain-containing protein — MSVLVIGADEIAPIKAVLQGLGVSKIEHWDARNENRVNRKPIPQEVECVVMLTSFLNHNTMKKIKSEAKKRNIKLVCAKRSVSCVYCEYCKVFGLDREFKCER; from the coding sequence ATGTCAGTCTTGGTAATAGGCGCAGATGAAATAGCACCAATTAAAGCAGTTTTACAAGGGTTAGGTGTCAGCAAGATAGAGCACTGGGATGCAAGAAATGAAAATAGAGTAAATCGCAAACCGATCCCACAAGAGGTGGAGTGCGTGGTTATGCTGACGAGTTTTTTAAATCATAACACGATGAAAAAGATAAAATCTGAAGCTAAAAAACGCAATATAAAGCTAGTTTGTGCTAAAAGAAGTGTGAGTTGTGTTTATTGCGAGTATTGTAAAGTTTTTGGTTTGGATCGTGAATTTAAGTGTGAAAGGTAA
- a CDS encoding 1-aminocyclopropane-1-carboxylate deaminase/D-cysteine desulfhydrase produces MQIEPICFRGRRFWILRDDLIGGEFNGNKARKLAYFLNSNLANRIISYGSSQSNAMYSISVLARLRGIKFIYFTHHICDFLLNNPCGNYAAALKNGMDIRISKNPLKSAQNECKSRDIFIPEGVAMSEAEMGFEDQARIIVDFAKKNDIKFDIFLPSGTGCSAAFLAKNLSDMSVWTTPCVGDSHYLKKQILALDPLSKVNIINPPRKYHFGKLYSEIYEIYKELLYSCGVEFELLYDGVGWLTLMANLNAFKNDILYIHQGGMLGNITLLERYKRKFNI; encoded by the coding sequence GTGCAAATTGAGCCGATTTGTTTTAGGGGGCGTAGATTTTGGATTTTGCGTGATGACTTAATAGGCGGAGAATTTAATGGAAATAAAGCTAGGAAATTAGCCTACTTTTTAAACTCAAATTTAGCAAATCGCATTATCTCATATGGCTCAAGCCAGTCAAATGCTATGTATTCTATCAGTGTTTTGGCTAGGTTGCGTGGTATTAAATTTATATATTTTACTCACCATATTTGCGATTTTTTGCTTAATAATCCTTGTGGGAACTACGCTGCAGCACTAAAAAATGGTATGGATATTCGCATTAGCAAAAATCCGCTTAAATCAGCACAAAATGAGTGCAAAAGTAGGGATATTTTCATCCCAGAAGGGGTGGCTATGAGTGAAGCTGAGATGGGATTTGAGGATCAAGCTAGGATAATTGTAGATTTTGCTAAGAAAAATGATATAAAATTTGATATATTTTTGCCTAGTGGGACTGGGTGTAGTGCGGCATTTTTGGCTAAAAATTTAAGTGATATGAGCGTATGGACTACTCCTTGTGTAGGTGATAGCCATTATCTAAAAAAGCAGATTTTAGCACTTGATCCATTAAGCAAGGTTAATATCATAAATCCACCTAGAAAATATCACTTTGGTAAGCTTTATTCTGAAATTTATGAGATATATAAGGAGCTTTTATATAGCTGTGGTGTGGAGTTTGAGCTATTGTATGATGGCGTTGGGTGGCTTACTTTGATGGCAAATTTAAATGCGTTTAAAAATGATATTTTATATATTCATCAAGGAGGAATGTTAGGAAATATCACGCTTTTAGAGAGATATAAACGCAAATTTAATATATAA
- a CDS encoding OmpA family protein, translating into MKIDISNDEKSSFWLSFAGLMTGLFFVFVLIVGVVVIRYSILASELVYLQKDLNDNIASLNAANKELNKKHDSIKSFIAKLKSSPDGVNIEKYYNNLNSELSKSSAIINNSLDVISLKNDELITQIDSQDEEISNLKIEIEQKDSEIEILQKDIETTRKNLENYAKIRENIALALKNKLGNMAQIDLKSADVSMSAAKIFNINSTAIRDDAKFDLRRIFKVYLDYILSPDIIENISNITIECHTDSDGGYLHNLDLSQKRALEIMKFAYATYKDSNLSKYMIAVGKSNSQIVLKDGVEDPAASFRVNIKFDLKDSKYFIDKVLSHRAN; encoded by the coding sequence ATGAAAATCGATATATCAAATGATGAAAAATCAAGCTTTTGGCTTAGTTTTGCTGGGCTTATGACTGGGCTGTTTTTTGTATTTGTGCTTATAGTTGGCGTAGTGGTTATTAGGTACTCTATTTTAGCTTCTGAATTAGTATATTTACAAAAGGATTTAAATGACAATATCGCTTCTTTAAATGCGGCAAATAAAGAGCTAAATAAAAAGCATGATAGTATCAAAAGCTTTATTGCTAAGCTAAAATCAAGCCCAGATGGCGTAAATATAGAAAAATATTATAATAATTTAAATTCAGAATTATCTAAATCATCTGCGATAATAAATAATAGCCTAGATGTAATTAGTCTAAAAAATGATGAATTAATCACACAAATTGATAGTCAAGATGAGGAGATTAGTAATTTAAAAATTGAAATTGAGCAAAAAGATAGCGAGATTGAGATACTTCAAAAAGATATTGAAACTACAAGAAAAAATTTAGAAAATTATGCAAAAATTAGAGAAAATATCGCACTTGCTTTGAAAAATAAACTTGGTAATATGGCACAAATAGATTTAAAAAGTGCCGATGTTAGTATGAGTGCGGCTAAGATTTTTAATATTAATTCTACAGCTATTAGAGATGATGCGAAATTTGATTTAAGACGCATATTTAAGGTATATTTGGACTATATTTTATCGCCTGATATTATAGAAAATATTAGCAATATTACCATTGAATGCCATACCGATAGCGATGGTGGGTATCTTCATAATCTTGATTTATCGCAAAAAAGAGCTTTGGAGATTATGAAATTTGCCTATGCAACCTATAAAGATTCAAATTTAAGTAAATATATGATTGCAGTTGGTAAAAGTAATAGTCAAATAGTATTAAAAGATGGCGTTGAAGACCCAGCGGCAAGCTTTAGAGTAAATATTAAATTTGATTTAAAAGACTCTAAATATTTTATCGATAAGGTTTTAAGTCATCGTGCAAATTGA
- a CDS encoding MotA/TolQ/ExbB proton channel family protein — MEKESELGEISLPEGGNRQSKFVYFKIVLLPVLVYIACLLCYFDVIKLNVGLDIVIIMGIMLVIALIFARHSAELGCCLFEQKKDIFKKELKNYIIKTLLTIGKDRKSNGSFDEFSLRYSKDVRNDNFATIATGVFPMLGIFGTFLSIAISMPTLSSADMLSLESEITKLFAGIGASFYLCAYGVFLTLWWLFFERFGISRFEKLIARQKNATIAFFWTDQEIQQRYMQETLGSFEKIGVIFDYVSKQEFFKELDNVIERKFDNFTKLLKTEEDAVKVSSEHIKQTMGMLIKSQRDQKDMIKIHAEIINVLNLFNNNIKELQIRWSENYTRLQSISDERVAKLDKSVNDLGMNIMKFERSLEEFSINILEKQQLALDGFKVAMIDGMQAFRYIFDEESSTKDNSSAIVEELKKSIQEIDNEANIALEKLEKTDYESLSKSIDESAEVDNKSIDEKND; from the coding sequence ATGGAAAAAGAGAGCGAACTTGGTGAAATATCTCTGCCTGAAGGTGGAAATAGACAGAGTAAATTTGTATATTTTAAGATAGTTTTATTACCAGTTTTAGTTTATATTGCTTGTTTGCTTTGTTATTTTGATGTGATAAAGCTTAATGTAGGACTTGATATTGTCATAATAATGGGAATTATGCTTGTGATAGCCTTAATCTTTGCTAGACATAGTGCTGAGCTTGGGTGCTGTTTATTTGAGCAAAAAAAGGATATTTTTAAAAAAGAGTTAAAAAATTATATTATAAAAACCCTTCTTACAATTGGCAAGGATAGAAAGTCAAATGGTAGCTTTGATGAGTTTTCGCTAAGATATTCAAAAGATGTTAGAAATGATAATTTCGCAACTATAGCAACTGGGGTTTTTCCTATGCTTGGTATCTTTGGGACATTTTTAAGTATTGCTATTTCTATGCCTACTCTTAGCTCGGCTGATATGCTTAGCTTGGAGAGTGAGATTACTAAGCTATTTGCTGGTATTGGGGCTTCATTTTATCTTTGTGCTTATGGGGTATTTTTAACACTTTGGTGGCTATTTTTTGAGAGATTTGGTATTAGTAGATTTGAAAAATTAATCGCTAGGCAAAAGAATGCTACAATAGCGTTTTTTTGGACAGATCAAGAGATACAGCAAAGATATATGCAAGAGACATTAGGAAGTTTTGAGAAGATTGGCGTAATATTTGACTATGTTAGTAAGCAAGAATTTTTTAAAGAGCTTGATAATGTGATAGAGAGAAAATTTGATAATTTTACTAAACTACTTAAAACAGAAGAAGATGCCGTCAAAGTAAGTAGTGAGCATATTAAGCAGACTATGGGAATGCTTATTAAGTCTCAAAGAGATCAAAAAGATATGATTAAAATTCACGCAGAGATCATTAATGTTTTAAATTTATTTAATAATAATATTAAAGAGTTGCAAATTAGGTGGAGTGAAAACTATACAAGATTGCAAAGCATTAGCGATGAGCGTGTAGCTAAACTTGATAAGAGTGTAAATGATCTTGGTATGAATATTATGAAATTTGAGCGTTCTTTAGAGGAATTTAGCATAAATATCCTTGAAAAACAACAACTCGCTCTTGATGGATTTAAAGTAGCTATGATAGATGGTATGCAGGCTTTTAGATATATTTTTGATGAAGAAAGCTCAACTAAAGATAATAGCTCAGCCATCGTAGAAGAGCTTAAAAAGAGCATTCAAGAGATTGATAATGAGGCAAATATAGCTCTTGAAAAATTAGAAAAAACAGATTATGAGAGCCTATCAAAATCCATTGATGAGAGTGCTGAAGTAGATAATAAATCAATTGATGAAAAGAATGATTAA
- the fbaA gene encoding class II fructose-bisphosphate aldolase, with translation MGVLNIVKPGVVWGDDLSKLYEYAKSEGFAIPAVNVVGSHSINAVMEAAKIANSPVIIQFSNGGASYYAGKTCPNGDVLGAIAGAKQVHLLAKSYGVAVVLHTDHAARKLLPWIDALIDASRENIKSCGIPLFSSHMLDLSEEPLEENIATCQKYLKTLSDLGIALEIELGVTGGEEDGVDNTNVDNALLYTQPEDVALAYQTLGEISDKFSIAASFGNVHGVYKPGNVVLRPEILKNSQEYIKSKFNTNDNKPVNFVFHGGSGSELADIKAAVSYGVIKMNIDTDTQWAFWDGVREYEAKNHGYLQGQIGNPEGSDKPNKKYYDPRKWLRCGEESMVKRLLEAYENLNCMNKN, from the coding sequence ATGGGAGTATTAAATATCGTAAAACCTGGTGTAGTCTGGGGCGATGATCTTAGCAAATTATATGAGTATGCCAAGAGTGAGGGCTTTGCTATTCCTGCGGTTAATGTCGTAGGAAGCCACTCTATAAATGCTGTAATGGAAGCAGCTAAGATAGCAAATTCGCCTGTTATTATCCAATTTAGCAATGGCGGTGCGAGCTATTATGCTGGTAAGACTTGCCCTAATGGCGATGTTTTAGGTGCTATAGCTGGAGCCAAGCAAGTCCATTTACTAGCAAAATCTTATGGTGTTGCCGTGGTTTTACACACAGATCACGCCGCTAGAAAGCTCTTGCCTTGGATTGACGCTCTTATAGATGCTAGTCGTGAAAATATAAAAAGTTGTGGTATCCCTCTATTTAGCTCTCATATGCTAGATCTTAGCGAAGAGCCATTAGAGGAGAATATCGCAACTTGCCAAAAATATCTTAAAACACTAAGTGATCTTGGTATTGCTCTTGAGATTGAGCTTGGCGTGACTGGCGGCGAAGAAGATGGAGTGGATAATACAAATGTAGATAACGCTCTTTTATACACTCAGCCAGAAGATGTGGCTTTAGCTTATCAAACCCTTGGTGAAATTAGCGATAAATTTAGCATTGCAGCTAGCTTTGGTAATGTCCATGGAGTTTATAAACCAGGTAATGTGGTGCTTAGACCAGAAATATTAAAAAACTCTCAAGAGTATATTAAATCTAAATTTAACACAAACGATAATAAGCCAGTAAATTTCGTATTTCATGGCGGTAGCGGTAGTGAACTTGCTGATATTAAAGCAGCAGTAAGCTATGGTGTGATTAAGATGAATATAGATACTGATACTCAGTGGGCTTTTTGGGATGGTGTGCGTGAGTATGAGGCTAAAAATCATGGTTATCTTCAAGGGCAAATTGGAAATCCTGAAGGTAGCGATAAGCCAAATAAGAAGTATTATGATCCAAGAAAATGGCTAAGATGTGGTGAAGAGAGTATGGTAAAAAGGCTTTTAGAGGCTTACGAAAATCTTAATTGTATGAATAAAAACTAA
- a CDS encoding peptidylprolyl isomerase, with protein MKKGIFLAPILAASVSLNAAVLATVNGKEISDKDLAPLLGAHGADFDKIPEQMKKQLLEMAINGELILEQAKKDGTDKTKEYQEALKFSQDNVLRNVWTQNEYKKIKVSNADVKAFYEKNKETIFVSPAQAKAKHILVETQKEAEDIIAQLKGLKGDALTAKFSELAKTKSIDRGSAANGGELGWFDESRMVPAFSKAAFGLKNGTITIKPVKSEFGYHVILKEDSKAKTTVAYDKVKNNIEEQLRSEQFKTVMQEKMDKLRQGAKVEYK; from the coding sequence ATGAAAAAAGGTATATTTCTAGCTCCTATATTAGCAGCTAGTGTGAGTTTAAATGCAGCGGTACTTGCTACTGTAAATGGCAAAGAGATTAGTGATAAAGATTTAGCCCCTTTGCTTGGTGCACATGGTGCTGATTTTGATAAAATTCCAGAACAGATGAAAAAACAGCTATTAGAAATGGCTATTAATGGTGAATTAATCCTAGAACAAGCTAAAAAGGATGGCACTGATAAAACAAAAGAGTATCAAGAGGCTTTGAAATTTAGCCAAGATAATGTCTTAAGAAATGTTTGGACGCAAAATGAGTATAAAAAAATCAAAGTATCAAATGCCGATGTGAAGGCATTTTATGAAAAAAATAAAGAGACAATCTTTGTAAGTCCAGCCCAAGCAAAAGCAAAACATATCCTAGTAGAGACTCAAAAAGAAGCTGAGGATATAATCGCTCAATTAAAAGGGCTAAAAGGAGATGCTTTAACAGCTAAATTTAGCGAATTAGCTAAAACCAAATCGATAGATAGAGGTAGTGCTGCAAATGGCGGAGAGCTAGGCTGGTTTGATGAATCAAGAATGGTCCCAGCATTTAGCAAGGCCGCGTTTGGTTTAAAAAATGGAACAATCACTATAAAACCAGTTAAGAGCGAATTTGGCTATCATGTAATCTTAAAAGAGGACTCAAAAGCCAAAACCACAGTAGCTTATGATAAGGTTAAAAACAATATCGAAGAGCAGCTAAGAAGCGAACAATTTAAAACCGTAATGCAAGAAAAAATGGATAAGCTAAGACAGGGTGCAAAAGTAGAATATAAATAA
- the nth gene encoding endonuclease III yields the protein MRSKRDINEIKALFLEHFNGAKTELHFNNLYELLVAVMLSAQCTDKRVNLITPALFKEYPDISSLAKANLSSLKLLINSCSFFNNKAENLIKMANSVINDFNGEIPLDEKSLVKLAGVGQKTAHVVLIEYQNANLMAVDTHVFRVSHRLGLSSAKTPQATEIDLVKAFKTNLNTLHQAMVLHGRYTCKAIKPNCDGCFLKELCKAKI from the coding sequence ATGAGAAGTAAAAGAGATATAAATGAAATTAAGGCTCTATTTTTAGAGCATTTTAATGGTGCTAAGACGGAGCTACATTTTAATAATTTGTATGAGCTTTTAGTAGCTGTAATGCTATCAGCACAATGTACTGATAAGAGAGTAAATTTGATAACTCCAGCACTTTTTAAAGAGTATCCAGATATTAGCTCCTTAGCAAAGGCTAATCTATCAAGCTTAAAGCTACTTATAAATAGCTGTAGCTTTTTTAATAATAAAGCTGAGAATTTAATCAAGATGGCAAATTCAGTTATAAATGATTTTAATGGCGAAATTCCACTTGATGAAAAGAGCTTAGTAAAGCTTGCAGGCGTAGGGCAAAAGACCGCTCATGTGGTATTAATAGAGTATCAAAACGCAAATTTAATGGCGGTTGATACTCATGTATTTCGGGTATCTCACAGACTTGGACTAAGTAGTGCTAAAACTCCACAAGCTACAGAAATAGACCTAGTAAAAGCATTTAAAACCAATCTAAACACACTCCACCAAGCCATGGTATTACATGGTCGCTACACATGTAAGGCTATAAAGCCAAATTGCGATGGGTGCTTTTTAAAAGAGCTTTGTAAAGCTAAGATATAA